Proteins encoded in a region of the Candidatus Glassbacteria bacterium genome:
- a CDS encoding arylsulfatase, protein MAQRTTSRREFIRRAAAGAAAATLAGALPAFSGGAGDGARPNIIVIMADDLGYGDLGCFGATLIPTPNIDRLAAGGVTFTDAHSPASLCTPTRYAVLTGRYCWRSPLKKGVTQGYDPLLIDPSRLTIAGALRQAGYRTACIGKWHLGLGERKPVDYSGPLTPGPRELGFDYFFGIPASLDMPPYCFVENDRVVGELSVPKRPRNTLQREGPMTPGWRDEEVGPTFVRKAERFIDDNARNRPGRPFFIYLPYQAPHTPCTPPGFIEGRSGAGVRGDMVVELDWAVGRITEALRRNGLERDTLVIVTSDNGALTSGISSWAGDPPEKYDLVHNGHKPNGELRGQKADIWDGGHREPLIASWPAGIEGGRKSGRLFCLTDLMATCAAAAGVDLPDNAGEDSFNQLPAITGAGQSGARRESVVHHSGAGMFSLRRDNWKLVLGRGSGGFSAPQLVTPGQGEPRGQLYDMAADRAEQANLWNERPEVVQNLLALLEDIVRRGRSTPGPDQPNEGEVDIWAGARQVVEVP, encoded by the coding sequence ATGGCTCAGCGAACGACCTCGAGGCGGGAGTTTATTCGCAGGGCGGCGGCCGGAGCCGCCGCGGCAACTCTGGCGGGAGCATTGCCGGCTTTCTCAGGCGGCGCCGGCGACGGGGCCCGGCCAAACATTATCGTGATCATGGCTGATGATCTCGGCTACGGTGACCTGGGCTGTTTCGGCGCGACACTGATCCCCACACCCAATATCGACCGCCTGGCCGCCGGCGGGGTGACTTTTACCGATGCCCACTCGCCGGCCTCGCTGTGCACTCCCACCCGCTACGCCGTGCTCACCGGACGCTACTGCTGGCGCAGCCCGCTTAAAAAGGGCGTGACCCAGGGCTACGACCCCCTGCTGATCGATCCCTCGCGGCTGACAATCGCCGGAGCGCTCAGGCAGGCCGGTTACCGAACAGCCTGTATCGGCAAGTGGCACCTCGGCCTGGGCGAGCGCAAGCCTGTCGACTATTCCGGCCCGCTCACTCCCGGCCCGCGCGAGCTCGGCTTCGACTACTTTTTCGGCATCCCCGCTTCGCTTGACATGCCCCCCTACTGTTTCGTCGAAAACGACCGGGTGGTGGGGGAACTGAGTGTGCCCAAACGTCCCCGCAACACGCTCCAGCGCGAGGGGCCGATGACTCCCGGCTGGCGCGACGAGGAAGTGGGGCCGACATTCGTGCGCAAGGCCGAGCGCTTTATCGACGATAACGCGCGCAACAGGCCCGGACGACCGTTTTTTATCTACCTGCCCTACCAGGCGCCCCACACTCCCTGCACGCCGCCGGGCTTTATCGAGGGCCGCAGCGGGGCCGGCGTGCGCGGTGACATGGTGGTCGAGCTTGACTGGGCGGTCGGCAGGATAACCGAAGCCCTGCGGCGTAACGGTCTGGAGCGCGACACACTGGTAATTGTCACCTCCGACAACGGCGCGCTGACCTCGGGGATTTCCTCCTGGGCCGGTGATCCGCCGGAGAAATACGACCTGGTTCACAACGGCCACAAACCCAACGGCGAGCTTCGCGGCCAGAAAGCCGACATCTGGGACGGCGGCCACCGCGAACCGCTGATCGCCAGTTGGCCGGCCGGGATCGAGGGCGGACGGAAAAGCGGCAGGCTGTTCTGCCTCACCGACCTGATGGCTACCTGCGCGGCCGCGGCCGGGGTTGACCTCCCCGATAACGCCGGCGAGGACAGTTTCAACCAGCTGCCGGCAATCACCGGGGCAGGGCAGTCCGGGGCGCGGCGTGAATCGGTAGTGCATCACTCCGGGGCCGGGATGTTCTCGCTGCGCCGGGATAACTGGAAACTGGTCCTGGGGCGCGGTTCCGGCGGGTTCAGCGCTCCGCAGCTGGTTACCCCCGGCCAGGGCGAGCCGCGGGGCCAGTTGTACGACATGGCCGCTGACCGGGCCGAGCAGGCCAACCTCTGGAACGAGCGGCCGGAAGTCGTTCAGAATCTGCTGGCGCTGTTGGAGGACATCGTCCGCCGCGGGCGCAGTACGCCCGGTCCGGACCAGCCCAACGAGGGCGAAGTGGATATCTGGGCCGGTGCGCGTCAAGTGGTTGAAGTACCTTGA
- a CDS encoding Gfo/Idh/MocA family oxidoreductase: MSAAFRFAVVGTGDIAGFYMDHFTRLDDKKNIEFAGAWNRTADRCRRFTGNYGGRAYTSLDELLGDSEVDAVVNLTSPKVHYDLTLRSLEAGKHVHTEKPLALSVEQGRKLIAAAAKKDIVLSSAPFILLGHNQREVKRLLAERRIGEPVSVTAELYHGRVEAWHPSPEQFYTAGGGPLLDVGPYPVSLLLDWFGPVAEVTGMFDIAIPERADLNGRKFTVTTFDNGVALLRFASGVTGRIAFSYANSNTDHHGLEIQGTAGSLALGSVMAARGELKISEKDSAKWDVVVGEPGPFEASGVDWSGGIMELASAVGGNREPLNSARLALETLEVLLAIERAATERCVVKL; the protein is encoded by the coding sequence ATGAGCGCGGCGTTCCGTTTCGCGGTGGTCGGCACCGGAGATATCGCCGGGTTCTACATGGACCACTTTACCCGGCTGGATGACAAAAAAAATATCGAGTTCGCCGGGGCCTGGAACCGCACGGCTGACAGGTGCCGACGGTTCACGGGCAACTACGGCGGCAGGGCTTACACCAGCCTGGACGAGCTGCTGGGCGACAGTGAAGTCGATGCCGTGGTGAACCTTACCTCGCCGAAAGTCCACTACGATTTGACCCTGCGCTCCCTGGAAGCCGGTAAGCATGTTCACACCGAAAAACCGCTGGCATTGAGCGTTGAACAGGGCAGGAAGCTGATCGCCGCCGCCGCGAAAAAGGATATCGTCCTCTCCAGTGCGCCGTTTATCCTGCTGGGGCATAACCAGCGCGAGGTGAAACGCCTGCTGGCCGAACGCCGGATCGGCGAGCCGGTATCGGTGACCGCTGAGCTATACCATGGCCGGGTGGAAGCCTGGCACCCAAGCCCGGAGCAGTTCTACACAGCGGGCGGAGGACCGCTGCTCGATGTCGGCCCGTACCCGGTCAGCCTGCTGCTCGACTGGTTCGGCCCCGTGGCCGAGGTGACCGGGATGTTCGATATCGCGATTCCAGAGAGAGCGGATTTGAACGGCCGAAAGTTCACGGTAACAACATTCGATAACGGAGTGGCCCTGCTGAGGTTTGCCAGCGGGGTAACCGGCAGGATCGCGTTCAGCTACGCCAACAGCAACACTGACCACCACGGGCTGGAAATCCAGGGTACGGCGGGATCGCTGGCGCTGGGTTCGGTGATGGCCGCGCGGGGCGAGCTGAAAATCAGTGAAAAGGACTCGGCCAAGTGGGATGTCGTGGTGGGCGAGCCGGGGCCGTTCGAGGCCTCGGGCGTGGACTGGTCGGGAGGGATAATGGAGCTGGCAAGCGCCGTGGGCGGGAATCGTGAGCCGCTCAACTCGGCGCGGCTGGCGCTGGAGACCCTGGAGGTCCTGCTGGCAATCGAGCGGGCGGCCACGGAGCGATGTGTGGTCAAGCTCTGA
- a CDS encoding zinc-binding dehydrogenase, translating to MTPAAMQCRAFIYTGPGRMELRPAETPPPGPGQMRCRTVCSLVSIGTEMTCYAREVEPGSVWDEWIQYPFEPGYSSVGRIVDVGGGVEGLRAGDLVCSNAPHRGSFTDNAENIYRVPENVSPESAAWFQLNIIVQNGIRETRPVLGESAVVIGLGPLGQLAVRLLGLCGLSSLVAVDPSDERCALAEGNGPDEILAATADAAVDRVRELTGGRGAEIVFDITGHPAVFHAAQHMLARRGRLGLIGDVPKPGEQTLTHDIVSNSISIVGAHGAVPPRTGNDYYRWGRQEMTEFFFGLVAAGRISLDELTTHRITPGQAPERYAEIHAERAAYMGVFVDWTGEDA from the coding sequence ATGACTCCAGCCGCGATGCAATGCAGGGCGTTCATCTATACCGGGCCCGGGCGGATGGAACTCCGCCCGGCCGAAACTCCCCCGCCCGGACCCGGCCAAATGCGCTGCCGGACTGTCTGCTCGCTGGTATCGATCGGCACGGAGATGACCTGCTACGCGCGCGAGGTCGAGCCGGGGAGCGTCTGGGATGAATGGATCCAGTACCCGTTCGAGCCGGGCTACAGCAGCGTCGGCCGGATCGTGGACGTTGGCGGAGGAGTGGAAGGATTACGGGCCGGGGACCTGGTCTGCTCCAACGCGCCGCACAGGGGCAGCTTTACCGACAATGCCGAGAATATCTACCGCGTACCGGAAAACGTCAGCCCGGAGAGCGCGGCCTGGTTCCAGCTCAATATCATCGTCCAGAACGGCATCCGCGAGACCAGGCCGGTGCTGGGCGAGTCCGCGGTGGTGATCGGTCTGGGCCCGTTGGGGCAGCTGGCCGTCCGGCTGCTGGGCCTGTGCGGTCTGAGCAGCCTGGTGGCGGTCGATCCATCAGACGAACGCTGCGCGCTGGCAGAGGGCAACGGTCCCGATGAAATCCTGGCCGCCACTGCCGATGCGGCCGTGGACAGGGTGCGCGAGCTGACCGGCGGGCGCGGTGCGGAGATCGTGTTCGACATCACGGGCCATCCGGCGGTGTTCCATGCGGCCCAGCACATGCTGGCCCGCCGCGGGCGGCTGGGACTGATCGGCGACGTCCCCAAACCGGGCGAGCAGACCCTGACCCACGATATCGTGAGCAACAGCATTTCGATTGTCGGCGCCCACGGGGCGGTCCCTCCGCGCACCGGCAATGACTATTACCGCTGGGGCAGACAGGAGATGACCGAGTTCTTTTTCGGCCTGGTCGCCGCGGGCAGGATCAGTCTCGATGAGCTGACCACCCACAGGATCACCCCCGGACAGGCCCCCGAACGTTACGCGGAAATCCATGCCGAGCGCGCCGCGTACATGGGTGTGTTTGTCGACTGGACCGGGGAGGACGCATGA
- a CDS encoding tetratricopeptide repeat protein → MAKLRKKKNRAGEAQKPSAARKRTAGKWLASRLLLVLVGLALAGCIELVVRALPLENVWRPVDDPFVGFSEVHPLFMPGEVQDGRSMMETAENKLSLFNPQRFPRRKEPGTFRIFTLGGSTTYGRPYADQTSFAGWLRVLLEKSGEEERNYEVINAGGVSYASYRVVKVLEELLDYEPDLFVVYTGHNEFLEARTYENFYSEQGSFTSGLKRMLQGLETYRLLDGFYRKVKGGGRDEGSGAKPRGGATTLTAEVQTLLDRTAGMDLYHRDSTFSRGVFEHFDYNIGRIKQLCIKAGVPVLFLEPVDNLKDFSPFKSEENIRLDMNSRRRFSAVLAEGMGLLSNGLLDRGITRLREAVATDSLYAAGHFYLGRALLEAEDTVEAAERFFYARELDVCPLRAQQPIHEILLRHTSGSDNSDLIRLPLMFAAFSPGGIVGDEMLIDHIHPYPEGHLRIAMEILGWMREEGYVPATFQPSDQEVEIIFRNVTNSLPEEYYQKGLLNLTKVLLWANKYQESLHVLESQWEVMKDVAQARYLVGSIMERMGDTRAALEHLSKALELEKDHLMVLGVLARVYTKLGMADSAMATYDKLMGYYPDNAGILLDYGVMLSFSGENARALQVFEKARRLAPEMAVLGNNIGLIYYLDGHYEQALEAFNHEIEINPADPEAYYNIGTLYARSDSQGQAEKFYLEALSRQPKHAGARLNLGNIYQQQGNNAAAEQQFQLVIAADPTQLGAYINLARLYNQAGRTAEAEAVVKAGLERFPDEQQLIRLIQD, encoded by the coding sequence ATGGCTAAATTGCGCAAAAAGAAGAACCGGGCGGGAGAGGCGCAAAAACCATCCGCGGCCAGAAAGCGGACAGCCGGAAAGTGGCTGGCCTCCAGGCTGCTGCTGGTTCTGGTTGGCCTGGCGCTGGCGGGATGTATCGAGCTGGTGGTCCGGGCGCTGCCCCTGGAGAATGTCTGGCGGCCCGTGGACGACCCGTTTGTGGGATTCAGCGAGGTCCATCCGCTGTTCATGCCGGGAGAAGTGCAGGATGGCCGCTCGATGATGGAAACGGCCGAGAATAAGCTGAGCTTGTTCAACCCCCAGCGCTTCCCGCGGCGCAAGGAGCCGGGGACATTCCGCATTTTCACGCTGGGCGGCTCCACCACTTACGGGCGGCCCTACGCCGACCAGACCTCGTTCGCGGGCTGGCTGCGCGTATTGCTGGAGAAGTCGGGCGAGGAAGAGCGCAACTACGAGGTGATCAACGCCGGCGGGGTGAGCTACGCCAGCTACCGGGTGGTAAAAGTGCTGGAAGAGCTGCTGGACTATGAGCCGGACCTGTTCGTGGTCTATACCGGTCACAACGAGTTCCTTGAGGCCCGCACCTACGAGAACTTCTACAGCGAACAGGGCAGTTTTACTTCCGGTCTGAAGCGGATGCTCCAGGGCCTGGAGACCTACCGTTTGCTCGATGGCTTTTATCGAAAGGTTAAAGGGGGTGGGCGCGACGAAGGCTCTGGCGCGAAGCCGAGAGGCGGGGCCACCACACTTACGGCGGAAGTGCAAACGCTTCTGGATCGTACCGCCGGGATGGACCTCTACCATCGCGACAGCACGTTCAGCCGCGGAGTGTTCGAGCATTTCGATTACAATATCGGCCGGATCAAGCAGCTCTGCATCAAGGCCGGGGTGCCCGTGCTGTTTCTGGAGCCGGTGGACAACCTGAAGGATTTCTCGCCGTTCAAGAGCGAGGAGAACATCCGGCTGGACATGAACAGCCGCAGACGCTTTAGCGCGGTGCTGGCAGAGGGTATGGGCCTGCTGTCCAACGGTCTCCTCGACCGAGGAATCACCCGTCTGCGCGAGGCAGTGGCCACGGACTCGCTCTACGCAGCAGGCCATTTTTATCTGGGCAGGGCGCTGCTGGAGGCTGAGGACACGGTTGAAGCGGCGGAGCGGTTTTTTTACGCCCGCGAGCTCGACGTCTGCCCGCTGCGCGCCCAGCAGCCGATCCACGAAATCCTGCTCAGGCATACCTCGGGAAGCGACAATTCCGACCTGATCCGCCTGCCGCTGATGTTCGCCGCGTTCTCTCCGGGCGGAATCGTGGGCGATGAGATGCTGATCGACCATATCCATCCTTATCCCGAGGGGCACCTGCGGATCGCGATGGAGATTCTGGGCTGGATGCGTGAGGAGGGATATGTCCCGGCTACTTTCCAGCCGTCGGACCAGGAGGTCGAGATCATCTTCCGCAACGTGACAAACTCCCTGCCCGAGGAATATTACCAAAAGGGCCTGCTCAACCTGACCAAGGTGCTGCTCTGGGCGAATAAATACCAGGAATCCCTGCACGTGCTGGAGTCGCAGTGGGAAGTCATGAAAGACGTGGCCCAGGCGCGCTATCTGGTTGGTTCGATCATGGAGCGCATGGGCGACACCCGGGCCGCCCTGGAACATCTTAGCAAGGCGCTGGAGCTGGAGAAGGACCACCTGATGGTGCTGGGCGTGCTGGCCCGGGTGTACACCAAGCTGGGCATGGCCGACAGTGCGATGGCGACCTACGACAAGTTGATGGGCTACTATCCCGACAACGCCGGTATACTCCTGGACTACGGGGTGATGCTCAGTTTTTCCGGTGAAAACGCCCGGGCGCTGCAGGTGTTCGAAAAGGCCCGGCGCCTGGCGCCGGAGATGGCGGTACTGGGTAACAATATTGGCCTGATCTACTATCTGGACGGCCATTACGAGCAGGCCCTGGAGGCGTTCAATCACGAGATTGAGATCAACCCCGCCGACCCCGAGGCCTATTACAACATCGGCACGCTTTACGCCCGCTCGGACAGCCAGGGGCAGGCGGAAAAATTCTATCTCGAGGCCCTGTCGCGCCAGCCCAAGCACGCGGGGGCCAGGCTGAACCTCGGTAATATCTACCAGCAGCAGGGCAATAACGCCGCCGCTGAGCAGCAGTTCCAGTTGGTGATTGCCGCAGACCCCACCCAACTCGGGGCCTATATCAACCTGGCCCGCCTGTACAATCAGGCCGGCCGCACTGCTGAGGCCGAAGCGGTGGTCAAAGCCGGCCTGGAGCGGTTCCCCGACGAGCAGCAGTTGATCCGGCTGATCCAGGACTGA